A window from Gopherus flavomarginatus isolate rGopFla2 chromosome 4, rGopFla2.mat.asm, whole genome shotgun sequence encodes these proteins:
- the LOC127048783 gene encoding interferon-induced very large GTPase 1-like, with the protein MSTGKENPQNSAQGDAAKDELAKRLEAVGLSAEYWLPKLHKQLGVTSTQALKHLRYEDYLKLECDVQHTWEKQALQELLETDSKATMKQLQEQRLEMLKKRQEQAKSALKELKEMEEKGRSRHEEAVTKKEEELRQAMDIAPEYWAPSEKPLIEVMENVHQQLSFLEESVSQSENLSDKEVLRWASGGLALQGIYQTKKLAEMVEKREQLIDIPEGFELFGPVQGPLFEKKEFSSAKAESTFTMAMEKLGFSISVTAKGGFGAFSAETSSDYSSSSESEETHKSRSEHTYICTTKYSYLPLASCYFPKYQLRLSSAALQELKEIEDILSHTSESDKLNLLKSRGGSFFSRFGSHVNQGPLHLGGIFWWKASSEGFRAEQLDEVKKRTSDALSSYVGGSYSGFGWSIAAGVTASKSGSETSFQGTDRKQMQTEIQLFVTKTGGPPGVDSLTAWKSGLLASNKTWSVIDRGSQMIPVWDIILSNHRQDFNDVYQMSSSLTRAYEALTKLSARTLVGEELVSAVDEARSFLEEMKTWEVTGDEEQLVTLLNFKQKLIEKTKHNRTWIDICLSDKVLQDFLENTVLLCKNLPAHNTMSTKSLLRCLLDPHIYSVKNFPKSSSIMQWIFHAKEKQQKAICVSEFADFIQVLQEMKNYIQAVTYGPNSSPAAVEAAKVKASLDVSLAFCSLRKALQGREQIDIELLLLSIAASAGYRVDSNTFQYLLGCPEINFMLNKMQRSHEGYLPLRDQDVSRAQAFLLLTGLTVTTEFKDVSPEEKKKRLTFMKRHLGKLLSGEVANVFMKPNACDDWNALERDLKTLVKGEYETSSSNLQKQDIIKELRDVCQRAKQTPLPKPQPQAPPKDVKMSEGFKSQDFLNLIKQLGLENYYPRKMGMSDFHMVDKTSLHDRQPSTESELPFYFLQKLLMLDYRVRYLVCKDDSKTKQGITSVLNTSSKMNESSDATSDIYEDFLNDDEGTNESGAPRQTHVHPMDVQMAIFHCADDFMRQYLSTKLAICQFALPLLVPNPCTSQIEFPLWSLSQVQKSWQHIEKSGVETSIKNYKNKLIYQADTPVVSFTRIGNSPHCSKSQILNALLSRHKHDIFFHRDCRGSSKDCLLMNGIVEISWYCPGGKGDDRFDDCIAFTNLHGDAREHEQQVRFLQEIASINVVLFTASDENKIGRQIVSDLLNSPKPFICLFTEKENTVARKSSLNIKIGMKNRNEAELIDELATTIKDLLAGSNPTCSLETCAETARQRGFLIDEDKEECKQAKSMAQTVMVLFKENNLSGMKEELLPLQGQLWHKWCRKDKELTRLQDKMKRSIEQHRSQIESEKRAIRHDQIRRASSHNDLMRSVLEILQSHSETTKKYFLQWLKVFLDDLSSDHLAELRQKYHVLWSQMLEETDPGENGDSENVLKSNLETVSAEISASTIGLEHILREVAQIYEALSTLSQEHQHFLELPQIAADLMASGYPIELMDGDASYVPLKWVRSVFDKLTEKLGDKKVFVLSVLGIQSTGKSTLLNAMFGLQFSVSAGRCTRGAFMQLIKVNENLQRSLNIDYILVVDTEGLRAMELTSKSKLNHDNELATFVIGLGNMTVINIFGENPSEMQDVLQIAVQAFLRMKQVKLSPSCLFVHQNVGEITAKEQNMEGRRRLQQKLDEMTVIAAQQEFCDVNRFSDVIRFDVNTHTHYFAHLWEGDPPMAPPNPSYSQNVQELKSKILMAATKESKGSVLRLSELKVRIGDLWKALLNENFVFSFKNTLEIATYNRLEKMFNQWTWQLRSHILELQTKLNNRIKKREIQHVTRRSLEEEVKEKYHAIMNDTESFFTEDQDCEILIQWKASTENKLNDLKESLIDETERKAEELIKLKKNQSKLVEKKSEYENELFRRSKELALRLQGEELSEAALKENFDGLWKRWVYEVSSDAPSAEEPDISLDVENILLQHFKQESNIAEKIKSSSHKNTFSVDISKHIVMKKTLHIFSKTLDNCDIKNIKQVTARIIQLVKMKIDMKEQQIMDYNQSYIHEIVNEIRREVDSAAKNSKYTFNNEYKIELSLYLCKMAAERFEDMHRAFKNANDPTVYLENKRDDFFKCFQISCQGATSITTFADFLCNKLSAALRQAVYDKTAIDIANEMRSNYSAFNGNRSKLETSILISLAEEENFEKFREYIHFPRDFLESFIKKCVDDYCLDKKNSRLENFLIISLDSFQILVLSAIHDSTRVVKDKYGNVSLWLDEFCNRLGDDLDLPRSDLKSIEHQEIKDIEFLKEAMSRALPPVLENLKQEFAVVDMEPFKLKPHKILFEQLCGCWEQCPFCKALCTNTIPGHDGDHSVRFHRPQALNGTQWYRTDQLVIEICSSLVASDYFMVLCEKNQIPYKNYRQAGPAYANWSITADNSAQSYWKWFVSHFRSILEEDYCAKFEGKGAIPPEWDEFTKEAVISELKQL; encoded by the coding sequence ATGTCTACAGGAAAGGAAAACCCCCAGAATTCAGCGCAGGGAGATGCTGCAAAGGATGAACTAGCCAAGAGACTGGAAGCAGTGGGTCTGAGTGCAGAGTACTGGCTGCCTAAACTGCACAAACAACTTGGAGTTACCTCTACCCAAGCCCTGAAACACCTGCGATATGAAGACTACCTAAAGTTAGAGTGCGACGTGCAGCACACATGGGAAAAGCAGGCGCTCCAAGAACTACTTGAGACAGACAGCAAGGCAACAatgaagcagctgcaggagcagcgcTTGGAGATGCTAAAGAAGAGGCAGGAGCAGGCTAAGTCGGCACTGAAGGAGCTAAAAGAAATGGAGGAGAAAGGCAGGAGCCGCCATGAGGAAGCTGTAACAAAGAAAGAGGAGGAGCTGCGGCAAGCAATGGACATAGCCCCAGAGTATTGGGCACCGTCTGAGAAACCATTGATAGAGGTGATGGAGAATGTGCACCAGCAATTAAGCTTCCTGGAGGAGTCGGTGTCCCAGAGTGAGAATCTCTCTGACAAGGAAGTTTTGAGATGGGCGTCAGGAGGGCTGGCCCTGCAGGGCATTTACCAGACCAAGAAGCTTGCAGAAATGGTGGAGAAGCGAGAGCAGCTCATAGACATCCCAGAAGGGTTTGAGCTCTTTGGTCCAGTGCAAGGGCCACTGTTTGAGAAGAAGGAGTTTTCATCGGCCAAAGCTGAATCCACATTCACAATGGCCATGGAAAAGCTGGGCTTCAGCATTAGTGTCACAGCCAAAGGCGGATTTGGGGCGTTCAGTGCTGAAACCAGCTCAGATTACAGCAGCTCTTCAGAATCTGAAGAAACTCACAAATCCCGCTCTGAACACACTTACATTTGCACCACCAAGTACAGCTACCTCCCACTGGCTTCATGCTACTTCCCAAAGTATCAGCTTCGACTTTCCAGTGCGGCGCTGCAAGAGTTAAAAGAGATTGAGGACATTTTAAGTCACACCTCAGAGTCGGACAAGCTCAACTTGctgaagagcaggggtgggagttTCTTCAGTCGATTCGGGTCTCATGTAAACCAGGGCCCCCTTCACTTGGGTGGGATATTCTGGTGGAAAGCGTCTTCTGAGGGATTCCGGGCAGAGCAGCTGGATGAGGTGAAGAAACGAACATCTGATGCACTCAGCTCCTATGTTGGGGGCAGCTATAGTGGGTTTGGCTGGAGCATTGCAGCTGGTGTGACTGCATCAAAATCAGGTTCTGAAACCTCATTTCAGGGCACAGATAGAAAACAAATGCAAACAGAGATTCAGCTGTTTGTGACCAAGACAGGCGGCCCACCTGGAGTGGATTCACTCACAGCATGGAAATCTGGGCTACTGGCCAGTAACAAAACCTGGTCTGTTATTGACAGAGGTTCTCAGATGATTCCAGTGTGGGACATAATCCTGTCCAATCACAGACAAGATTTTAACGATGTTTATCAAATGAGCAGCAGCCTCACAAGGGCCTATGAAGCCCTAACAAAGCTCAGTGCAAGGACATTGGTTGGGGAGGAATTAGTCAGTGCAGTGGATGAGGCTAGATCATTCTTAGAGGAAATGAAGACCTGGGAAGTCACTGGGGATGAAGAGCAGCTGGTGACGCTGCTCAATTTCAAACAGAAGCTTattgagaaaacaaaacacaacaggaCCTGGATTGACATTTGCCTGTCGGATAAGGTGCTTCAGGATTTCCTGGAAAACACAGTTTTACTATGCAAAAATTTACCTGCACATAACACCATGTCCACCAAATCTCTGCTGCGCTGCCTTCTGGATCCTCATATCTATTCAGTTAAGAATTTCCCCAAATCTTCCTCCATTATGCAGTGGATCTTTCATGCgaaagaaaagcagcaaaaagctATCTGTGTTTCTGAATTTGCTGATTTCATTCAAGTCCtacaggaaatgaagaattacATACAGGCTGTTACCTATGGGCCTAACTCCTCCCCAGCAGCAGTGGAGGCAGCAAAAGTAAAGGCCAGCTTGGATGTGAGTTTAGCTTTCTGTTCCTTGCGGAAGGCTCTACAGGGCCGAGAGCAGATAGACATAGAACTGTTATTACTCTCCATTGCAGCCAGTGCAGGATATCGTGTGGACAGTAACACTTTTCAGTATCTCCTCGGATGCCCAGAAATTAACTTCATGTTAAACAAAATGCAAAGGTCACATGAGGGATATTTGCCGCTTAGGGATCAGGATGtttccagagctcaggctttCCTGCTATTGACAGGTCTGACAGTGACAACTGAATTCAAAGACGTGTCTccagaggagaagaagaaacGTTTGACTTTCATGAAGCGTCACCTGGGAAAGTTGTTGTCAGGTGAAGTAGCTAATGTCTTTATGAAGCCTAATGCATGTGATGACTGGAATGCCTtggaaagagacctaaaaacccTTGTAAAAGGAGAATATGAAACTTCCAGTAGCAATCTGCAGAAACAGGATATAATAAAAGAACTAAGGGATGTCTGTCAAAGGGCAAAGCAGACACCCCTACCAAAGCCACAGCCCCAAGCGCCACCAAAGGatgttaaaatgtctgaaggatTCAAATCTCAAGACTTTCTCAATCTGATCAAACAACTTGGACTTGAAAACTACTATCCAAGGAAAATGGGGATGTCAGATTTCCATATGGTTGACAAGACCTCTTTACATGACAGACAGCCCAGCACTGAGAGTGAGCtgccattttattttttgcaaaagCTGTTGATGCTGGACTATCGGGTACGGTATCTGGTTTGCAAAGATGActctaaaacaaaacaaggaaTAACAAGTGTATTGAACACGTCAAGCAAGATGAACGAATCCTCAGATGCAACCTCAGATATTTACGAGGACTTTTTAAATGATGATGAGGGAACTAATGAGTCTGGTGCACCAAGGCAGACACATGTGCACCCAATGGATGTCCAGATGGCAATTTTTCATTGTGCAGATGATTTCATGAGACAATATCTTTCAACAAAGCTGGCTATCTGCCAGTTTGCACTCCCACTTCTGGTGCCAAATCCTTGTACTTCACAAATAGAATTTCCTCTTTGGTCCCTTAGCCAAGTTCAAAAGAGTTGGCAACATATTGAGAAATCAGGAGTGGAGACTAGcattaaaaattataaaaacaaactgATTTATCAAGCAGATACACCTGTGGTGTCCTTCACACGGATTGGTAATTCGCCTCATTGTTCTAAGTCTCAGATCCTGAATGCTCTGCTGAGTAGGCACAAACATGACATTTTTTTCCATCGTGATTGTAGAGGCAGCAGTAAAGATTGTCTCCTGATGAACGGGATTGTGGAAATCTCCTGGTACTGTCCAGGAGGAAAGGGTGATGACAGATTTGACGATTGCATCGCCTTCACTAATCTTCATGGGGATGCAAGAGAGCATGAGCAGCAGGTCAGATTTTTACAGGAGATCGCTTCTATAAATGTGGTTCTCTTTACAGCTTCTGATGAGAATAAAATAGGCAGGCAAATTGTAAGTGATCTCCTGAACTCTCCAAAGCCTTTTATATGTCTTttcactgaaaaagaaaacactgtAGCACGTAAATCCAGTCTAAACATAAAAATAGGCATGAAGAACAGAAATGAAGCAGAGTTAATTGATGAGCTGGCAACAACAATCAAAGATTTACTGGCTGGTTCGAACCCCACTTGTAGTCTTGAAACCTGTGCAGAAACTGCTCGCCAGCGTGGTTTTCTCATTGATGAAGACAAAGAAGAGTGTAAACAAGCCAAGTCAATGGCACAGACAGTGATGGTCCTCTTCAAGGAGAATAACTTATCGGGCATGAAGGAAGAGCTATTGCCTCTTCAAGGACAATTGTGGCACAAGTGGTGTAGGAAAGATAAGGAACTTACCCGCTTACAAGATAAAATGAAGAGAAGCATTGAACAGCACCGGAGCCAAATTGAATCAGAAAAACGTGCTATACGACATGATCAGATAAGGAGAGCATCCTCCCACAATGATTTAATGAGGTCAGTGCTGGAAATTCTCCAGTCCCATTCAGAGACCACCAAAAAATATTTCTTGCAGTGGTTGAAAGTATTTCTGGATGACTTGAGCTCTGATCATCTTGCAGAACTTCGCCAAAAATACCATGTCTTATGGTCACAAATGCTGGAAGAAACAGACCCAGGAGAAAATGGTGACTCAGAAAATGTATTGAAAAGTAACTTGGAAACAGTCTCAGCTGAGATAAGTGCTTCTACGATTGGCCTTGAACACATTTTGAGAGAGGTTGCTCAAATTTATGAAGCTCTCAGTACTTTGTCCCAAGAACATCAACATTTTCTTGAACTTCCACAAATTGCAGCTGACCTGATGGCTTCTGGGTATCCCATTGAGCTGATGGATGGTGATGCTTCATATGTGCCACTGAAATGGGTGAGATCAGTTTTTGACAAGTTGACTGAGAAGTTAGGAGACAAAAAGGTGTTTGTCCTTTCAGTGCTTGGAATCCAGAGTACTGGGAAGTCAACGCTGCTAAATGCCATGTTTGGTCTTCAGTTTAGCGTCAGTGCAGGCAGATGCACCAGGGGAGCATTTATGCAACTAATTAAAGTGAACGAGAATCTCCAACGAAGTCTGAACATTGATTATATACTAGTTGTTGATACTGAAGGGCTCCGGGCCATGGAACTAACCAGTAAATCAAAACTCAATCATGATAACGAACTAGCCACCTTTGTCATTGGTCTTGGCAACATGACTGTGATAAATATCTTTGGAGAGAACCCTTCAGAAATGCAAGATGTCCTGCAGATCGCTGTCCAGGCATTTCTGAGGATGAAGCAAGTAAAGCTCTCCCCAAGCTGTTTGTTTGTGCACCAAAATGTTGGAGAAATAACTGCAAAAGAACAGAATATGGAAGGACGAAGACGCCTCCAGCAAAAGTTAGATGAAATGACAGTTATTGCAGCCCAGCAAGAGTTCTGTGATGTAAACCGCTTTAGTGACGTTATCCGATTTGACGTGAACACCCACACTCATTACTTTGCTCATCTCTGGGAAGGAGACCCACCAATGGCACCTCCGAATCCCAGCTACAGCCAAAATGTGCAGGAACTAAAGAGCAAGATTCTCATGGCTGCCACAAAGGAATCCAAGGGCAGTGTTTTAAGGCTTTCAGAGTTAAAAGTCCGAATAGGTGATTTGTGGAAGGCTTTATTAAATGAGAACTTTGTTTTCAGCTTCAAGAATACACTGGAGATTGCAACATACAACAGGTTAGAAAAAATGTTTAACCAGTGGACCTGGCAGTTGAGAAGTCACATACTAGAACTGCAGACAAAACTGAACAATCGAATTAAGAAGAGAGAAATTCAGCATGTCACCAGGAGAAGCCTTGAAGAAGAAGTTAAAGAAAAATATCATGCCATCATGAATGACACAGAAAGTTTCTTCACTGAGGATCAAGACTGTGAAATATTAATTCAGTGGAAAGCAAGTACTGAAAATAAACTGAATGATCTGAAAGAATCACTGATTGATGAAACTGAGAGGAAAGCTGAAGAACTTATCAAACTGAAGAAGAACCAAAGCAAACTTGTTGAAAAGAAGTCAGAGTATGAAAATGAGCTATTCAGAAGAAGCAAAGAGTTGGCTCTGAGATTACAAGGCGAGGAACTAAGTGAAGCAGCATTGAAAGAAAACTTCGACGGCCTTTGGAAACGATGGGTCTATGAAGTATCTTCAGATGCCCCTTCTGCTGAGGAACCTGACATTAGCTTGGATGTAGAAAACATTcttctgcagcattttaaacaggAATCCAATATAGCAGAGAAAATTAAAAGTTCCTCccacaaaaatacattttctgtcGATATTTCCAAGCATATTGTCATGAAGAAAACACTACATATCTTCAGTAAGACTTTGGATAACTGTGATATAAAGAACATAAAGCAGGTTACAGCTCGCATCATACAGCTTGTTAAGATGAAAATTGATATGAAGGAACAGCAGATAATGGATTATAATCAAAGTTACATTCATGAAATAGTGAATGAAATAAGAAGAGAGGTGGACTCTGcagccaaaaactcaaaatacACATTTAACAATGAGTACAAAATAGAGTTATCCCTGTATCTGTGCAAAATGGCAGCAGAGCGATTTGAAGACATGCACAGAGCATTTAAGAATGCAAATGATCCAACCGTCTATCTCGAAAATAAGAGAGACGATTTCTTTAAATGTTTTCAAATTTCCTGCCAAGGAGCAACCTCCATCACAACATTTGCTGATTTCTTATGCAACAAGCTTTCTGCAGCTCTCCGCCAGGCAGTCTATGACAAGACTGCCATTGACATAGCCAATGAGATGAGGTCTAACTATTCAGCCTTCAATGGCAATAGATCCAAACTGGAAACCAGTATTCTGATATCCCTGGCAGAGGAGGAAAACTTTGAGAAGTTCAGAGAATACATTCACTTCCCAAGGGACTTCTTAGAGAGTTTTATCAAGAAATGCGTTGATGATTATTGTTTAGACAAGAAAAATTCAAGACTGGagaattttttaattatttccctTGATTCTTTCCAGATTCTTGTTCTTTCAGCTATTCATGACTCGACTAGAGTTGTCAAAGATAAATATGGCAACGTATCCTTGTGGCTGGATGAATTTTGCAACCGACTTGGAGATGACTTAGACCTTCCCAGAAGTGATCTGAAAAGCATTGAACATCAGGAAATAAAGGACATAGAGTTTCTGAAAGAGGCAATGAGTAGAGCTTTGCCCCCGGTCCTAGAAAACCTGAAACAGGAATTTGCTGTGGTTGATATGGAGCCATTTAAACTGAAGCCTCATAAAATACTATTCGAACAGCTCTGTGGATGCTGGGAGCAATGTCCCTTTTGCAAGGCTCTTTGCACAAACACAATACCTGGTCATGACGGAGACCACAGTGTTCGTTTCCATCGTCCTCAGGCCCTGAATGGTACCCAGTGGTACAGAACAGACCAGCTTGTCATTGAGATCTGCTCTAGTCTTGTAGCAAGTGACTACTTCATGGTGCTTTGTGAAAAGAATCAAATTCCATATAAAAATTATAGACAAGCGGGACCTGCATATGCCAATTGGAGCATCACAGCAGACAACTCAGCGCAGTCTTACTGGAAATGGTTCGTGTCCCATTTCAGATCAATATTGGAAGAAGATTATTGTGCAAAATTTGAGGGCAAAGGAGCAATCCCTCCAGAGTGGGATGAGTTTACAAAGGAGGCTGTAATCTCTGAGCTGAAACAGCTGTAA